The Leptidea sinapis chromosome 37, ilLepSina1.1, whole genome shotgun sequence region CATCGTGGGTTAGGTAGCGCGTAGGTGCTCTAACCAGTCTGTGACTCCTAcattattaatcaatatctattgttcaatcaataatttgtatcttatgtctatgccaaattactgtctgctaaaagataatgtatatgtggaaggttggccagcagctaatagttgaggattcacaattcattctttttttaagcAGGTATCGAATCTTTTAAAGATGAAACTGATTTTAGTACcaaaaaatcataataactttattgaattttattttgaattactacTGAATTACTGATTTGATTAATTATAGATACTTTGATGGTGTCGAAACatccatattataaaaaatgactgtcatatcaaaaaaaataagatgTAAATTGCGCAAAAAGTTTCGTTAGTgcaagatgacttatttttaataatttatttcatttgacTCCCATAACGTTACacctcaataatttttgtataaacatcgtataaacttaagtttataatcaatataaacTTGTAGTTGCAGGTACGATAGAATTTAATAGGAATATttctttcgccgagtagaggttaGCTAAGAATGGAACGGATTTTATGGAAAGCCACCAGATCCGCCCATGCCAAGTAACCTTTGCCATGACGGAACGTCTGTCGGGCTAACAATTTGAAACTCTAATGGAGAAATAAATTGTACTGTTAAACTTATTTAGGGTTTTAATTTTGTAAGCTTGTTCATTATACTGGTGTACGCTACTATGTTCTTTAAAGCTATAGAATCATATGAGCATATTATCACAGTATCTATGACATTTAAATtcagaaatataataaatacctacataGTCCTAATATGCGGTAAGTACGTACCCAGTAGAAAGACTACGTTAGTTGTAAGGTACTCTAAGATCAACAACTAAACAAATAGGGGACTAAAGGATATTATGGGTACTCAATGTAATGGTAATAAGGGTTTATTTGGAACTATTTTGTCTgtactttgatttgatttgatgagcACTCCATAGTATTTGGAGCATATATAGTACCAACTACTTTGTTTACTCATACTTTCGTAACcactataatttttataataaaaaaaaaactcccaTAAAAACTAGTTTTAGTCATTATCATCAGAAGTAGCagtaaatgaaacaaaattgtactatttattgtccaattagcacggcagtgccacttacactaattagacgaaatacaaaaaggaaaaattacaaacaaaaaaggaatattaatgaataattgaactaattatacaatttcaatgcTCTATGCGTACCGTAGTAGTTCAGAAACTAGGGAAGTCCACCCATCATTGAATGGGTCCTATTGAGCATTCTTGTCCAAGAGCGCGTTGAAAGATGCTTATAGGTGCCATTGCTCAGGTAACGGGACcacgaaaagtttattttttcgtGGGCGAAGATTATTACTTTTAGGGACACGTATACGACACAATTGCTCATGAAAATCTGGAGCTTGCAACGTTTCCTCTACGTCTTTCTTTTCTCTGATCGCCTTTTTAATAGTTTTCTTACATAATTTGACTACCCCTTCCGCGGCTCCATTCGATGCTGGATGGTATGGTGCTGTAAAGGTATGTAGTATTCCATTTAATTTCATGAAATAATCCATCTCTTGACTTGCGAACGGCGGGCCGTTATCAGAGACGACTTCTTTTAGCAATCCAAACCTGGCAAAAGTCTCTCGCAATACCTTGATAACTGCGGATGCCGTTGTCCTAGCCATCAAAAAAGCTTCGATCCATTTCGTTGTGGAGTCAATCAGAACAAAAAAGGTTTTGCCTTCATAGGGGCCCAAAAAGTCCATATGGAGTCTAGACCAAGGCTCCGAACAGTATGGCCAAGGCTGAGATGTTACTCGTGGAGGTGCTGAGCCCTCTGCTGCACAAATCATACACAATTGACTGACTTCTATATCCCGGTCAATATGCGGCCACCAGACGAAGCTTCGCGCCTCACTTTTCATTTTGACTACCTGATGGCTGCTGTGCAGTTCCTTCAATATAGTTGATCTCAATGTTTGTGGAATAATCATACGATAGCCCCACATGATGCAACCGCCTTCTACATACAGCTCCTGCCTACGCGCAAAAAACGATTTCAATTCATCCTGTTGACAATATAATGACCAACCAGCCTTAATATTTGTTAAAACTTGTCTTAAAACTGTATCCTTTTCTGTTGCTTTCCTCACCTCTTGACTGGTAATTGGTATGAAATCCTgtactaaatttaaatatgttacttCTTCCTGCTGTTGTGACTGACTGGCCGGTCTGTGCGGTGGTAACCGCAACAGGGCGTCCGCTCCATTCTTTGATGTATGTACATACTCGATATCATACTGATATCCACCTAATATGATGGCCCATCTTTGCATCCTGCACTTGTTTAAAGGCTGCTTCACACCGCTGAGACCATACAAATTTGGCCTCTTTTCTTAACAACTCATAAAGAGGTGTAAGTAATGTACTAATATTTTTCACAAAGTTTGCATAGTACATGGCCATTCCGAGGAATGAACGTAACTCAGTCACTTTGCTGGGCGAAGccacatttaaaatgtttttaatcttCTTTGGGCATGTGTGCAATCCCTCCTTATCAACAACATATCCTAAGAATGTTATGGAGTCAGCTAGAAAAGAAcacttttcttttttaatctTCAGCCCGTACTTCCGCCTCTAGCCTCTCGAACACTCTATACAGGTTATCAAGATGTTCCTTATCATCCCTTCCAGTGATCACCACATCGTTTAGAAACACACCAACTCGTGGTATATCCGCGAACATCTGTtcaattccgctaatatttgtttcttttaataaaCTCGACACGTGTCACCTcacctctacacaaggcattcTAAGATATAATCATAACATATTAGATATCAGCTAGTTAAATTTAGTAGTTTCTGCGGTTGTGCCGATTTATGCTATCTTTCGATATTTGATGTTCTACTCGGCTTTCTATTGAATCTGATATCTTCCTCGTTGCATTTGAACCTGAACGGTTTTCTCGAGAAGAGGAAAATAGATCTACGTACTTAGAACCTGAAACAGGGCCCATATTATGTCGGGCTCGGATGTCCGCTTAGGCAGACACCCCTAACGACTAAAAACATCCTCTATgtttttacagcgaagccgggcgagAGCCTGGaccataatattttgtaattgttaGGCGGATTAACGCGCTAGTGACTGTTGTGAGTATGTAATGACGTTCGTGGACCTTAAGTGGTCAAGACACCactaaagaaatttattttaattttttattttttttatttattcattatatacagacactttatcacataatattacatcatatttggtccctacactaggcgtagcctgtcctgtaggcaacggTCTATGGAATCTTTCTAAGCGAACATGAgtaattatcaaaatgatttgagttttctttggtgttaataccgccaatatttgtctttaaacaattcgacacaatTGTATCGCCTCtccacgaggcatcctcaagacatgttgagtcgccaaaatctggcacgaatatcttaattataatctaacattggaggaattaacactaaagaaaactcaactc contains the following coding sequences:
- the LOC126975708 gene encoding uncharacterized protein K02A2.6-like, translated to MQRWAIILGGYQYDIEYVHTSKNGADALLRLPPHRPASQSQQQEEVTYLNLVQDFIPITSQEVRKATEKDTVLRQVLTNIKAGWSLYCQQDELKSFFARRQELYVEGGCIMWGYRMIIPQTLRSTILKELHSSHQVVKMKSEARSFVWWPHIDRDIEVSQLCMICAAEGSAPPRVTSQPWPYCSEPWSRLHMDFLGPYEGKTFFVLIDSTTKWIEAFLMARTTASAVIKVLRETFARFGLLKEVVSDNGPPFASQEMDYFMKLNGILHTFTAPYHPASNGAAEGVVKLCKKTIKKAIREKKDVEETLQAPDFHEQLCRIRVPKSNNLRPRKNKLFVVPLPEQWHL